AGACTTCAGCACATTCTATCTGGCTGACAAAATCTTGGTTATCTCTGACAGCAAAGAACCGGAATATCTCGAAGGAGAAGGCGCTGAGCAAATTCTGGCTGCTTATACAGAAAATATGGAAGCAAAAGGTTATCAACCGGCTGCCGATAAAGAAAGTGCCGATCTTGGTATTCAAGTAAGCTACATCGCAAGTACTTATTATTTCACCGGCTACACACAACCTGAATGGTGGTGGGGATATCCCGGCTACTGGGGACCCAGCTACTGGGGTAACTGGGGCGGATGGTACTATCCGTACGCTGTGACCTACAGCTATAGCACCAACTCATTCATTACAGAAATGGTGAACCTGAAAGCAGATGAAGGTGAAGGCAAAAAACTTCCTGTAGTCTGGACAAGCTATCTGACTGGATTTGAAACAGGCTCTAAAGCTATCAACCGCACTCTTGCTATTGAAGCAGTGAACCAGTCATTCACTCAGTCACCTTATCTTACTAACAAATAAACAACTACAACTGTTATGAAAACAAGAAAGAATATATATTTCAAGGTAGTGGCGCTAGCAGCCATTGCCATCGCCTTTGCCATGCCGGCTAAGGCACAGCTATCAGACAATGGATATGCTAATATAGACTGGCAGTTCAATGTTCCATTGAGCAATAATTTTGCAGACAAAGCCAGCGGTTGGGGTATGAACTTTGAAGGTGGTTATTTCGTTACTCCTAACCTGGGTCTGGGTCTTTTCCTGAACTATCACAGCAACCACGAGTATATTCCTCGCGAAACATTCAAGATAGGTGCAGGTGACGTTACAACTGATCAGCAACACACAATGTTCCAGTTGCCTTTCGGTGCTGCCGCCCGCTACCAATGGAATCGCGGTGGAGCCGTACAACCTTATGTCAGTGCAAAATTAGGTGCTGAATATGCTAAGATCCGTTCCAACTTCAATATGTTGGAAGCCAGAGAAAACAGCTGGGGATTCTACGCTTCTCCTGAAGTAGGTGTCAATGTATTCCCTTGGGTTTACGGACCGGGTCTGCACTTTGCTCTGTACTACAGCTATGGTACCAATAAGGCTGATGTACTGCATTACAGTGTAGACGGACTGAACAACTTCGGTTTCCGCGTGGGTGTTTCATTCTAACCCGAGCAACTACTTGATTTTACATTAATAAGCAAGAGCCCCTCTACTTCGGCAGAGGGGCTCTTCATTTTTTATTTGCTTTGAATCGCTTTATAGATCGCATCCTGTATCTGTTCGCGAATTTCCAGACGGCTTAACTTCCGGTTGGTTACGTCCGGATAAATCCGGTTGCTCAGAAATACATAAACCAAGCCATTGTCGGGGTCTACCCAGGCACACGTTCCGGTAAATCCGGTATGACCGTATACTTTTGCCGGTGTATGCTTTCCGCAAGGGCTCTTTTCCGGATTACGGGTATCCGGTTTGTCAAATCCAAGTCCGCGACGGCTGATTTTGGAAACTTCCGTTGTAAACAACTGGCAGGTTTCCTTGCTTAAATAACGCTGTCCGTTCAACTCACCACCGTTCAGCAACATCTGATAAACCTGTGCCACTTCACGTGCATTCGAGAACAATCCGGCATTTCCCGAAACGCCTCCCTGGAAAGCGGCAGCCTCATCGTGCACAAATCCCTGAAGGGTAGTCTTACGCAAGAAGCGATCGACAGAAGAAGGTACAACTTCCGATTTCGGAAAGCGGCGCAAAGGAAGGTATCCTGTACGTTCCAGTCCCATCGGTTCATAAAATTCACGTTGCAAGTAGGCATCCATCGGCATTCCCGCAAGTTTCTCAACCAAAAGACGCAACAGGATAAAACCGACATCGCTGTATCGGTAAGTTTTAGGTTTCATCGGTGCGTCTGCAATCTTCTTCTCCATTTCCTTGAAGAAAGAAGGATTCAGCCACAGACTATCACAGATTTGCAAGGTGTAATCTCCGGTTTTAACCTTTGAAACATATTCCTTTTTAAATGCAAAATTAGGATTCGCCCATGTGGAAGTTCCCAACTGCAACGGATGCCGTGCATCTTTGCGGGACATGAACAGTCTGCCTTCATAACTATCTTCATCGATGGCTTCCCGATAAAAAGCAATTCCGGGCGGCAAGCCGGACTGATGGTAAAGCAGTTCCTGAATGGTTATGTCTTTCTTGTTAGTACGCTGAAGGAAAGGCAGATAGTCTGCAATTCTGTCCGTCAGATTAAAACGTCCCTTATCGTAAAGTTTCATTAAAGCAAGCACCGTACCAGTAGTCTTGGAGAGTGAAGCCAAGTCATAGATATCGGTCGGCTGCACACGTGCGCTTCCCGTTCCGGTGTGAGTGCCGAATGTCTTGTCTACCATCACATGACCCTCTTTCATCACGATCACCTGACAACCGGGATAAGCTCCCTGACGTACACCGTCCAAAGCGATCGAATCAATTCGTTGCAGGGCGACAGAAGAAAGCCCATGTTCTTCCGGAATAAAATGCAAAGGTGTTTTCGGAGTAATCGTGACACCGTCTCCTGCCTGAAAGAGTTCTCCAAGACTGGCCGATAATCTTCCGTCCGCCGTAGCTTTGGCAAAGAGCACATCCGCCACCTGCCGCTGCACATCTTCATTAGGGCTGTGTCCCAGCACCACTGCCGAGGCACGGGCAACCGCACGCTGTATCTGCAACATCATCTTACCCTGCGTAAAGAAAGCATAGATGACCGGAGCTTCAGTAGTAAATTTACCGAAGAAGGTCTGATAAGGTGACAGCTTCTGTTCACTTACGGCAACAATAATCCGTTTATAGGTAGCCAATGAGTCCCGTAACCGCTGATTCGCCTCTTCCGTCATACCGGGACGAAGACGGAAACGTGACA
This sequence is a window from Bacteroides thetaiotaomicron VPI-5482. Protein-coding genes within it:
- a CDS encoding DUF4136 domain-containing protein, encoding MKKLIPILLAVFALASCEKDPDMGKLDDNYLVYTNYDKQANFKDFSTFYLADKILVISDSKEPEYLEGEGAEQILAAYTENMEAKGYQPAADKESADLGIQVSYIASTYYFTGYTQPEWWWGYPGYWGPSYWGNWGGWYYPYAVTYSYSTNSFITEMVNLKADEGEGKKLPVVWTSYLTGFETGSKAINRTLAIEAVNQSFTQSPYLTNK
- a CDS encoding porin family protein, which produces MKTRKNIYFKVVALAAIAIAFAMPAKAQLSDNGYANIDWQFNVPLSNNFADKASGWGMNFEGGYFVTPNLGLGLFLNYHSNHEYIPRETFKIGAGDVTTDQQHTMFQLPFGAAARYQWNRGGAVQPYVSAKLGAEYAKIRSNFNMLEARENSWGFYASPEVGVNVFPWVYGPGLHFALYYSYGTNKADVLHYSVDGLNNFGFRVGVSF
- a CDS encoding glycoside hydrolase family 3 N-terminal domain-containing protein, translated to MRLLTYILAILLFLPVKARGEAIDTPVEPLLLYKAKQDVRCQQWVDSIMNKLTLKEKVGQLFIYTIAPVDTKRNQILLKDAVDTYKVGGLLFSGGKMQTQAELTNRAQRMAKLPLMITFDGEWGLAMRLRGTPVFPRNMVLGCIQDNKLIYEYGREMARQCVQLGVQVNFAPVADVNINPKNPVINTRSFGEDPVRVADKVVAYASGLEGGGVLSVCKHFPGHGDTDVDSHKTLPVLPFTRERLDSVELHPFKEAIRAGLSGMMVGHLQVPVIEPIGGLPSSLSRNIVYDLLTEEFAFKGLIFTDALAMKGVSGNGNVSLQALKAGNDMVLAPRNLKEEIAAVLDAIDKGELTREDIEEKCRKVLTYKYVLGLKKKPFVQLSGLGQRINTPQTRDLIRRLNLAAITVLNNENHVLPLHTNQKETMALLEVGDAGETNALAEQLSKYTSLSRFRLRPGMTEEANQRLRDSLATYKRIIVAVSEQKLSPYQTFFGKFTTEAPVIYAFFTQGKMMLQIQRAVARASAVVLGHSPNEDVQRQVADVLFAKATADGRLSASLGELFQAGDGVTITPKTPLHFIPEEHGLSSVALQRIDSIALDGVRQGAYPGCQVIVMKEGHVMVDKTFGTHTGTGSARVQPTDIYDLASLSKTTGTVLALMKLYDKGRFNLTDRIADYLPFLQRTNKKDITIQELLYHQSGLPPGIAFYREAIDEDSYEGRLFMSRKDARHPLQLGTSTWANPNFAFKKEYVSKVKTGDYTLQICDSLWLNPSFFKEMEKKIADAPMKPKTYRYSDVGFILLRLLVEKLAGMPMDAYLQREFYEPMGLERTGYLPLRRFPKSEVVPSSVDRFLRKTTLQGFVHDEAAAFQGGVSGNAGLFSNAREVAQVYQMLLNGGELNGQRYLSKETCQLFTTEVSKISRRGLGFDKPDTRNPEKSPCGKHTPAKVYGHTGFTGTCAWVDPDNGLVYVFLSNRIYPDVTNRKLSRLEIREQIQDAIYKAIQSK